The following proteins come from a genomic window of Gimesia chilikensis:
- a CDS encoding DUF255 domain-containing protein: MRARNLLVLTLSFVFLQSFTPALRADEISWQTNLKQAALQARAQEKSMFIQIGASWCGYCHKMDKETFKDQKVIKHINSCFIPLRVDADENPEFVEAIGVAGLPTTVIISPELKVVKKLSGYVAAREMSGHLQKICLVNHEQAAPAKTQTAEIKKMSQKEVVPEFAFKGVCLVSMLDDQELREGNAKFTSEFKGRKLCFASLEHKHKFDANPMEYWPAFDGQCRVSKLERNQSVEGDPYAGGVYRERLVFFSSDAERERFTSNPSYYLAR, from the coding sequence ATGCGCGCCAGGAACTTACTCGTTCTGACATTAAGTTTTGTTTTTCTCCAGTCTTTCACTCCCGCCTTGAGAGCGGATGAAATCAGCTGGCAAACCAACCTGAAGCAGGCTGCCCTGCAGGCCCGCGCTCAGGAAAAATCAATGTTCATTCAGATTGGAGCCAGCTGGTGTGGCTACTGTCATAAAATGGATAAAGAAACCTTCAAAGATCAGAAGGTGATTAAGCACATCAATTCCTGTTTCATTCCACTTCGCGTGGATGCAGATGAAAATCCGGAATTCGTAGAAGCCATCGGTGTCGCCGGTCTGCCTACAACGGTCATTATTTCTCCCGAGCTGAAGGTGGTCAAAAAGCTGTCAGGTTATGTGGCTGCCCGCGAAATGTCGGGACACCTGCAGAAAATTTGCCTGGTAAATCATGAGCAGGCTGCTCCTGCGAAAACCCAGACAGCAGAAATCAAGAAAATGAGCCAGAAGGAAGTGGTTCCCGAATTTGCATTCAAAGGAGTCTGTCTGGTCAGCATGCTCGACGACCAGGAGCTGCGGGAAGGGAATGCGAAGTTCACTTCAGAATTCAAGGGACGTAAGCTTTGCTTCGCTTCTCTTGAACACAAACATAAGTTTGATGCGAACCCGATGGAATACTGGCCGGCTTTCGATGGACAGTGTCGTGTATCGAAACTGGAACGAAATCAATCTGTCGAAGGTGATCCCTACGCAGGAGGCGTCTATCGGGAACGTCTGGTGTTCTTCTCCAGTGATGCAGAGCGGGAGCGCTTTACATCAAATCCTTCTTATTACCTGGCCCGGTAA
- a CDS encoding DUF692 domain-containing protein, with amino-acid sequence MTEPRLGHENLGLGVGLRTVHFSHILEHQPEVDWFEIISENFMDSQGRPRHVLEQIAERYPIVMHGVSLSIGSTDPLNRDYLHKLKTLANSVNARWISDHVCWTGVAGRNTHDLLPIPYTEATLTHIVERIRTVQEILERPLILENPSSYLEFQDSTMSECEFICRMAEEADCGLLLDVNNVYVSSVNHEFDPVSYVESIPAERVVQCHLAGHTNCGTHLIDTHNGHVVNPVWNLFQLLHQRTGGVATLLEWDADIPPFPTVHAEVLKARQYMDENLVIPAQDSPESGSIQSEAIPHPASFIAAEFE; translated from the coding sequence ATGACAGAGCCGCGTCTTGGACATGAAAATCTCGGACTGGGAGTCGGTCTGCGGACCGTTCACTTCTCACACATTCTGGAACATCAGCCGGAAGTCGACTGGTTCGAAATCATTTCCGAAAACTTCATGGATTCACAGGGACGCCCCCGCCACGTTCTGGAGCAGATTGCAGAGCGCTACCCGATCGTCATGCATGGGGTCTCCCTCTCAATCGGCAGCACCGATCCCCTCAATCGGGACTATCTCCATAAACTGAAAACACTGGCCAACTCAGTTAATGCCCGCTGGATTTCAGACCATGTCTGCTGGACGGGAGTGGCAGGTCGGAACACCCACGACCTGCTGCCGATTCCCTACACTGAAGCGACGCTGACGCATATCGTCGAACGGATTCGTACTGTTCAGGAGATTCTTGAACGGCCCCTGATCCTCGAAAATCCGAGCAGCTATCTCGAGTTTCAAGATTCGACCATGAGTGAGTGTGAATTTATCTGTCGCATGGCGGAAGAAGCCGATTGTGGACTGCTGCTGGATGTCAATAACGTCTATGTCTCGAGCGTGAATCATGAATTTGATCCCGTCTCTTACGTAGAGTCAATTCCGGCAGAACGGGTCGTGCAGTGTCACCTGGCGGGCCACACGAACTGTGGCACGCATCTGATTGACACGCACAACGGCCATGTGGTGAATCCGGTCTGGAATCTGTTTCAATTGCTACATCAGCGTACGGGAGGCGTGGCAACACTACTGGAATGGGACGCTGACATTCCGCCTTTCCCGACCGTGCACGCAGAAGTCTTAAAAGCCCGGCAATACATGGATGAAAACCTGGTCATCCCAGCGCAGGATTCCCCGGAAAGCGGGTCTATCCAGTCTGAGGCAATCCCGCATCCGGCTTCATTTATCGCGGCAGAATTCGAATGA
- a CDS encoding putative DNA-binding domain-containing protein, producing the protein MSQQPRHLEQIQRWMQAVITWPGEIQDGIASEDAQSAIPLNPDELETVITRSSQLTSQERIGIYANAYYARLLECLSEEYPALIAVLGETAFGAFCMQYLQSCPSTSYTLGDLGAQFPEFLSENRPAREQSDEPDWTDFLVEVATLERLYSEVFDGPGIEQTPLLTPEKLNSLSPEEWPELKLQLAPCFRLCRFHYPVHEFITSVRKSEEPAIPVPQTTWLAITRRNFVVRRESISEPEYLLLSQLQEGRRIGEAIAVLIEAKLLDPEDLVAHLHEWFRHWTAAAFIIGFTTE; encoded by the coding sequence ATGAGTCAGCAACCACGCCATCTGGAGCAGATTCAGCGCTGGATGCAGGCCGTAATTACCTGGCCGGGTGAAATCCAGGATGGAATTGCTTCAGAGGATGCGCAGTCTGCGATCCCTCTCAACCCTGATGAACTCGAAACCGTGATTACCCGCTCCAGCCAATTGACCAGTCAGGAACGCATTGGAATCTATGCCAACGCCTATTACGCCCGGTTACTGGAATGCCTGAGTGAGGAATACCCGGCACTGATCGCGGTTCTGGGAGAGACCGCATTTGGGGCTTTCTGTATGCAATATCTGCAGTCGTGTCCCTCAACCAGTTATACCCTGGGGGATCTGGGCGCCCAGTTCCCTGAATTCCTCTCTGAAAACAGACCGGCTCGGGAACAGTCAGACGAACCGGACTGGACCGATTTCCTCGTGGAAGTCGCAACGCTGGAGCGACTTTACAGCGAAGTCTTCGATGGACCGGGCATCGAGCAGACGCCCCTGTTGACGCCGGAAAAACTGAACTCCCTCTCTCCCGAAGAGTGGCCTGAACTGAAACTGCAGTTAGCGCCCTGCTTCCGACTGTGCCGGTTCCACTATCCTGTGCACGAATTCATTACCTCTGTCCGGAAGTCAGAAGAGCCAGCCATTCCGGTCCCCCAAACCACCTGGCTGGCGATCACCCGCCGCAACTTTGTTGTCCGACGCGAGAGCATTTCCGAGCCTGAATACTTACTGCTTTCACAATTGCAGGAGGGACGGAGAATCGGAGAAGCGATAGCCGTGCTGATAGAAGCAAAACTGCTGGATCCCGAAGATCTCGTCGCTCATCTGCACGAATGGTTTCGCCACTGGACTGCCGCGGCGTTCATTATTGGATTTACAACTGAGTAA
- a CDS encoding peptidoglycan recognition family protein: MKGIIMCCVAMLPAFEIAGCTQRNSLPPVTINSPAPMPAPQYPAQAAKPAPTGPLFTTPPTIAIEPSNPWKPEAEVRDWEYIVIHHTASSSGSVESIHELHSKKKDKSGNSWLGIGYHFVIGNGNGMPDGEIESTFRWREQMHGAHAGNNAYNQKGIGICLVGNFENEPPTDAQMAAVKKLVGVLKAEYNISSQNVQGHRDVKATACPGKYFPMSEVASAVDLPVLGSTSPPEPTRKPEIELAQE, encoded by the coding sequence ATGAAGGGCATCATCATGTGTTGTGTTGCAATGTTGCCAGCCTTTGAAATCGCGGGGTGTACGCAACGAAACTCCCTGCCTCCTGTGACTATTAATTCCCCCGCTCCCATGCCAGCCCCTCAATACCCGGCTCAAGCAGCAAAGCCAGCCCCCACGGGGCCTCTGTTTACCACGCCTCCGACGATTGCAATCGAACCGTCAAACCCCTGGAAACCCGAAGCAGAGGTGCGTGACTGGGAATATATTGTGATTCATCACACCGCGTCGTCATCAGGCAGTGTCGAGAGCATTCACGAACTGCACAGCAAGAAAAAGGATAAATCCGGTAATTCCTGGCTGGGAATCGGTTATCACTTCGTGATTGGCAATGGCAATGGCATGCCCGACGGAGAGATCGAATCCACCTTCCGCTGGCGTGAGCAGATGCATGGAGCCCATGCAGGAAATAATGCGTACAACCAGAAAGGGATCGGGATCTGTCTGGTTGGAAATTTTGAAAATGAACCTCCCACAGACGCACAAATGGCTGCTGTGAAGAAGCTCGTGGGAGTACTCAAAGCGGAATACAATATCTCCAGCCAGAACGTACAGGGACACCGCGATGTGAAAGCGACCGCCTGCCCCGGGAAATACTTCCCCATGAGCGAAGTCGCCTCTGCCGTTGATCTGCCCGTTCTGGGATCAACGTCCCCACCTGAACCCACGAGAAAACCTGAGATCGAACTGGCTCAGGAATAG
- a CDS encoding alpha/beta hydrolase: MDYSQRLKWIEHVLQTESRGLDRLDTSGSNSEPTSETETTLNLPLKHISLFRPEHYQSGYAYPLVIWLHPDCGSEHDLHTVMPKISTRNYLGLSFRAPAIDPKAPQNGYRWPDSQLFIELFLSQVEQTVEELKKVFHIHPDRIYLAGKGTGCSIATRLLLQSENLFAGAALLEGHFSKHDFQYQETGNLAGKRILLDPQHSQQPLSTQRLMRLWKTRGADVQLPHPSQHSGQNQGRELLRALDYWIMEGISTAKLA; the protein is encoded by the coding sequence ATGGATTATTCTCAACGTCTTAAATGGATTGAACATGTTTTACAGACAGAGAGCAGAGGGTTAGACCGTCTCGATACTTCAGGCAGCAACTCGGAACCGACCTCGGAGACAGAGACCACTCTGAATCTGCCGCTGAAGCATATTTCCCTGTTTCGCCCTGAACATTACCAGTCGGGTTACGCTTATCCGCTCGTGATCTGGTTGCATCCTGATTGTGGATCAGAACACGACCTGCATACCGTAATGCCCAAAATCAGTACCCGGAATTATCTGGGGCTTTCATTCCGGGCTCCGGCCATTGATCCCAAAGCACCACAGAACGGCTATCGCTGGCCCGACAGCCAGTTGTTTATTGAGTTGTTTCTCAGTCAGGTGGAACAGACGGTAGAAGAATTGAAAAAGGTATTCCACATCCATCCCGATCGGATTTATCTGGCAGGGAAGGGCACCGGTTGTTCAATTGCCACCCGCCTGCTGCTGCAGTCAGAGAACCTGTTTGCGGGAGCCGCTCTCCTGGAGGGACATTTCAGCAAGCATGATTTCCAGTACCAGGAAACCGGTAATCTCGCAGGAAAACGGATTCTGCTGGATCCACAGCACTCCCAGCAGCCCCTGTCCACACAGCGACTGATGAGACTCTGGAAAACCAGAGGCGCGGATGTCCAACTCCCGCATCCGTCTCAGCATTCAGGACAAAACCAGGGGCGCGAACTTCTGCGGGCCCTCGATTACTGGATCATGGAAGGAATTTCTACTGCGAAGCTGGCCTGA
- the recO gene encoding DNA repair protein RecO, whose translation MSNEKTEGIIIRLADFSESSKVVTWFTRDFGKTACLAKGAKRLKSSFEAAIDLLATCRIVFIRKSSGGLDILTEAQLVNRFRPYPGNLSHLYVGYYIAELLDALTEEYDPHPELYDAVCETIQHLQEQDDFQKPLIKFELTILEEIGQLPQFEYCAGCNGELGPAEAYLYDAHNGGVYCRDCEQQRHGNVRVSRGTISVLQKLSTEKTVLSQRLNLSLQQQREIRHLLSTTMSHILGRRPKMASYLKL comes from the coding sequence ATGTCAAACGAAAAAACGGAAGGTATCATCATTCGACTGGCCGACTTCAGCGAGTCGAGCAAAGTGGTTACCTGGTTTACGCGGGACTTTGGGAAAACTGCGTGTCTGGCGAAAGGTGCCAAGCGGCTGAAAAGCTCATTTGAGGCTGCTATTGACTTACTTGCCACATGTCGGATAGTCTTCATCCGAAAATCTTCCGGCGGGCTCGATATTCTTACCGAAGCCCAGCTCGTGAATCGTTTTCGACCTTATCCTGGAAATCTGTCTCACCTGTATGTGGGGTATTATATCGCAGAACTGCTGGATGCTCTGACAGAGGAGTACGATCCTCATCCGGAGCTGTACGATGCAGTCTGCGAAACAATACAGCACCTGCAGGAACAAGACGATTTCCAGAAACCTTTGATTAAATTTGAATTAACCATATTAGAGGAGATCGGTCAGCTTCCTCAGTTCGAATACTGTGCCGGCTGTAACGGCGAACTGGGGCCTGCTGAAGCGTATCTCTATGATGCCCACAACGGCGGAGTGTATTGCCGGGATTGTGAACAGCAGAGACACGGAAATGTGCGTGTCTCGCGGGGAACCATCTCGGTACTGCAGAAACTGTCAACTGAAAAAACGGTACTGTCCCAGCGACTGAACCTGTCCCTTCAACAACAACGCGAGATTCGACACCTGCTGTCAACTACCATGTCCCATATCCTGGGGCGTCGCCCCAAAATGGCGTCCTACCTCAAACTGTAA
- the bamD gene encoding outer membrane protein assembly factor BamD produces MTMSTYDRLNKTSRVFRTVVQALILSVCISATGCAMFSDRSTGLSAWKPPWSKKSVTDDPTIDNVRGPMQRVLQTAMWKKERESNFIKPGVGATEYKKAQELFDAKNYKEAEKEFKAIVKKFKNDPIREDAQFMIAECQFARKRYSWAQDSYDQLLVDFPSTRHLDQTTKRMFTIARHWLQDPSIISGSEVQQVNLEEPGSDSPELPDDGKKRSSRWALVPNLFDRSRPVFDTENRALEALKSIWLHDPTGPLADDALMLTASHYLQKGRYMDADRTFGLLREEYPKSPHLKDAFMLGTHVKLMSYQGPRYDATVLDDAGNLKETTLRMFPNADKQRLKTELQKIEYAKAKREWETVQYWMRRSKPKSAAVYCNLLIEHYPTSPFANQARDLLAELGRDNTNHLWANYAVPGKKSAEKEPEPSRFSLPGIPGFGSDEPKAVPAPSKAPAEQAPAEDTGLEPPARLRLDGLDEPIRRIPSDGEPEPARIQL; encoded by the coding sequence ATGACCATGTCCACTTATGATCGACTTAATAAAACTTCACGCGTATTCCGCACTGTAGTTCAGGCTCTGATTCTCAGCGTCTGTATCAGTGCCACGGGCTGCGCCATGTTCAGCGACCGTTCGACCGGATTATCCGCGTGGAAACCGCCCTGGTCTAAAAAAAGCGTGACCGATGATCCCACTATCGACAACGTACGCGGCCCTATGCAGCGCGTGCTGCAGACAGCGATGTGGAAAAAAGAACGGGAATCCAATTTCATCAAACCTGGCGTTGGTGCAACTGAATACAAAAAAGCCCAGGAATTGTTTGACGCCAAGAATTACAAAGAGGCTGAAAAAGAATTCAAGGCTATCGTCAAGAAATTCAAAAACGATCCCATTCGAGAAGACGCTCAATTCATGATCGCCGAGTGTCAGTTTGCCCGGAAGCGATACTCCTGGGCGCAGGACAGCTACGATCAGTTGCTGGTAGATTTCCCTTCTACACGTCACCTCGATCAGACGACCAAGCGGATGTTTACCATCGCACGCCACTGGTTACAGGATCCTTCGATCATTTCCGGTAGTGAAGTCCAGCAGGTTAACCTGGAGGAACCGGGCTCGGACTCCCCCGAACTGCCCGATGATGGTAAAAAACGCAGCAGCCGCTGGGCACTGGTGCCCAACCTGTTTGACCGCAGTCGCCCTGTGTTCGATACCGAAAACCGTGCTCTCGAAGCCCTCAAATCCATCTGGCTGCATGACCCCACCGGTCCCCTGGCCGATGACGCTCTGATGCTGACCGCCAGTCACTACCTGCAGAAGGGGCGTTACATGGATGCAGACCGAACATTCGGCCTGCTGCGTGAAGAGTATCCAAAAAGCCCCCACCTGAAGGATGCCTTCATGCTGGGAACGCACGTGAAACTCATGTCTTATCAGGGTCCCCGCTACGATGCCACCGTGCTCGACGATGCTGGAAACCTGAAAGAAACCACACTGCGAATGTTCCCCAACGCCGACAAACAACGGCTGAAGACGGAACTTCAGAAAATCGAATACGCGAAAGCGAAGCGTGAGTGGGAGACCGTTCAATACTGGATGCGCCGCAGCAAACCCAAGTCAGCTGCTGTGTACTGTAACCTGCTGATCGAACATTATCCCACGTCTCCCTTTGCCAATCAGGCCCGCGATCTGCTGGCCGAACTGGGACGCGATAACACGAATCATCTCTGGGCCAATTACGCGGTGCCAGGGAAAAAGTCAGCTGAAAAAGAACCAGAACCATCTCGCTTCTCACTTCCGGGCATTCCCGGTTTTGGCAGCGACGAACCCAAGGCGGTTCCCGCCCCGTCCAAAGCACCTGCTGAGCAGGCACCCGCTGAGGATACGGGACTTGAACCACCGGCCCGTTTGAGACTGGATGGACTGGACGAACCGATTAGAAGAATTCCGTCAGACGGAGAACCGGAACCGGCACGGATCCAACTATAA
- the lptE gene encoding LPS assembly lipoprotein LptE, with amino-acid sequence MKRFVVNLFVLLVLSVNLPGCGYTVGNSYQPDVQTVYVPIFENQTLRRGYEYQLTEAVQRKIQSRTPFRLAKGVEADTRLTGTIRKINKSVLGTTQNDDPRNLNLEFVVDVTWEDMRSGQILSQQQVPITADVVNLVSQASFAPEVGQSLATATQRVTDELANQIVQLMEAPW; translated from the coding sequence ATGAAACGTTTTGTGGTCAACCTGTTCGTGCTGCTGGTGCTGTCAGTCAATCTGCCAGGCTGCGGCTACACCGTCGGCAATTCGTATCAGCCCGACGTACAGACAGTGTATGTACCTATTTTTGAAAATCAGACTCTGCGTCGTGGATATGAGTACCAGTTAACCGAGGCCGTGCAGCGTAAGATTCAGTCACGAACTCCTTTCCGACTGGCCAAAGGCGTAGAAGCTGATACCCGGCTTACCGGGACCATCAGAAAAATCAATAAATCAGTATTGGGGACCACTCAGAATGACGATCCTCGTAATCTGAATCTGGAGTTTGTCGTGGATGTCACCTGGGAAGATATGCGAAGTGGCCAAATTCTGTCACAGCAGCAGGTTCCCATTACTGCCGATGTCGTCAACCTGGTTTCCCAGGCTTCGTTTGCACCGGAAGTCGGGCAATCCCTGGCGACAGCGACCCAGAGAGTCACCGATGAGCTGGCCAATCAAATTGTACAACTTATGGAAGCCCCCTGGTAA
- a CDS encoding PASTA domain-containing protein, whose product MLFSWAMLTLLVTASLEAQTDQRKPRPDPAGAVMQVQELPKALENILEKWEKESGKINKLEGEHVRIWYDDVFCVEKRSEGKFYYEKPDKGRIDITGMKIGKNAKPGKVNPKTGKPFILQPGENEKWICDGHRIFKIDEDEKAYEVFPIPLERRGANIMEGPLPFLFGMPAKTAKQRYYLKLIDNSPQQIVIAVKPRRRADAANYQEAKVLLDPNTYLPRAVQLIHPGGNQSTVYSFQKVEANKARGIIATVFGNSPFTPDLEGYQLQGKVVAQADGGQELQPAPQQQIAPIQHATFKVPNMVGHDFKSARKVLEDMGLKPQFHRGDPAGQPKLIYQVYQQVPVPGSAAQKGQTIHLKLYVDPSKAQN is encoded by the coding sequence ATGTTATTCTCCTGGGCGATGCTGACACTACTTGTGACCGCGTCTCTCGAGGCGCAGACCGATCAGCGAAAACCACGCCCCGACCCGGCCGGCGCAGTAATGCAGGTCCAGGAACTCCCCAAAGCGCTGGAAAACATTCTGGAGAAATGGGAAAAGGAATCAGGAAAAATCAATAAACTGGAAGGCGAACATGTTCGCATCTGGTATGACGATGTTTTCTGTGTCGAAAAACGTTCCGAGGGAAAATTCTATTACGAGAAACCAGATAAAGGCCGGATCGATATTACCGGCATGAAAATTGGTAAGAATGCCAAGCCGGGTAAAGTGAATCCCAAAACAGGAAAACCCTTCATATTACAACCTGGCGAAAATGAGAAATGGATCTGTGACGGACATCGGATTTTCAAAATTGATGAAGATGAAAAAGCGTACGAAGTCTTTCCGATCCCCCTGGAGCGTCGTGGTGCCAATATCATGGAAGGCCCCCTGCCATTCCTGTTCGGGATGCCTGCAAAAACTGCTAAGCAACGCTATTATTTAAAACTGATAGATAACTCACCACAACAAATTGTCATCGCTGTCAAACCACGTCGGCGGGCAGATGCGGCAAATTACCAGGAAGCCAAAGTCCTGTTGGATCCGAATACGTATCTGCCGCGAGCTGTGCAGTTAATTCACCCAGGCGGGAATCAGTCCACTGTTTACAGTTTCCAAAAAGTGGAAGCGAACAAAGCCAGAGGCATCATCGCTACAGTATTCGGAAACAGTCCATTTACACCGGACCTGGAAGGCTATCAGCTCCAGGGTAAAGTGGTCGCTCAAGCCGATGGCGGTCAGGAGCTACAACCTGCTCCGCAGCAACAGATCGCTCCTATTCAGCATGCTACTTTTAAAGTACCAAATATGGTCGGACATGACTTTAAATCCGCCAGAAAAGTACTGGAAGATATGGGCCTGAAACCTCAGTTTCACCGAGGCGATCCTGCAGGACAACCCAAACTGATCTACCAGGTTTATCAGCAGGTTCCCGTACCAGGTTCTGCAGCTCAGAAGGGCCAGACGATTCATCTGAAACTCTACGTCGATCCGAGTAAAGCACAAAACTGA
- the smpB gene encoding SsrA-binding protein SmpB: MGKKGKKKASKEDPNSRTVCQNRKARHNYEILDTLDCGIMLAGSEVKSIRANKISIEEAFARVQDGEVWLFNCDIALYPQANTMNHQTRRPRKLLMKKAEIRKFAERSENSSLTLIPLTVYFTRGLVKVKLGIAKGRKLHDKREKLKKDSARMDIQRAMRARNN; encoded by the coding sequence ATGGGTAAAAAGGGAAAGAAGAAAGCTTCGAAAGAAGATCCCAATTCACGTACCGTCTGCCAGAATCGTAAGGCCCGCCACAATTACGAAATTCTGGATACACTCGATTGCGGAATTATGCTGGCGGGGAGCGAGGTCAAAAGCATCCGCGCGAACAAGATCTCCATCGAAGAGGCGTTTGCCCGCGTGCAGGATGGAGAAGTCTGGCTCTTTAACTGTGATATCGCCCTCTACCCGCAGGCGAACACAATGAATCATCAGACCCGGCGTCCCCGGAAGCTGCTGATGAAGAAAGCCGAGATCCGCAAATTTGCTGAGCGGTCCGAGAACTCAAGTCTGACGCTGATTCCATTGACCGTCTACTTCACCCGTGGCCTGGTGAAGGTGAAACTGGGAATCGCCAAGGGGCGTAAACTGCACGACAAGCGAGAGAAGCTCAAGAAAGATTCCGCTCGCATGGATATTCAACGTGCGATGCGCGCCCGCAATAACTGA
- a CDS encoding FHIPEP family type III secretion protein yields the protein MADDSTMGEELKPGAGQHKDDVPDRIYLISYPKIVFLYPTLIVSIAAAIFMTFAGESAYVGGKSEHTAEVMALIFLGVFGFNLTVLAFDFPRTTSLTLFFLGVALFMGAWMILRFNPEIVPALSNFLKSLRPWANSQMYWMFSGILGLIFICVGIYVRFDYWEVRGNELLHHHGFLSDLERFSAPNLKIDKEISDIFEYLLLRSGRLVLHPRNEPRAIVLDNVPFISKKEKQITRMLGALQVQLRPDSN from the coding sequence ATGGCCGATGATTCCACGATGGGTGAGGAACTGAAACCGGGAGCCGGGCAGCACAAAGATGATGTCCCCGACCGTATCTATCTGATTTCCTACCCCAAGATTGTGTTTCTCTATCCAACCCTGATCGTCTCAATCGCAGCAGCGATTTTCATGACATTCGCTGGAGAATCCGCGTATGTGGGCGGTAAATCGGAACATACGGCTGAAGTCATGGCCCTGATCTTTCTGGGCGTCTTTGGCTTTAACCTGACGGTACTGGCGTTCGACTTTCCCCGCACCACGTCGTTGACGCTGTTCTTCCTCGGCGTGGCTCTGTTTATGGGGGCCTGGATGATCCTGCGGTTTAACCCGGAAATTGTCCCCGCACTGTCGAATTTCCTGAAAAGTCTGCGTCCCTGGGCCAATTCTCAGATGTACTGGATGTTCTCCGGGATTCTGGGGCTGATCTTTATCTGTGTGGGCATTTATGTTCGCTTTGACTATTGGGAAGTTCGTGGTAATGAACTGCTGCATCACCATGGATTCCTGAGTGACCTCGAACGATTTTCAGCTCCCAACCTGAAGATTGACAAGGAAATCAGCGATATCTTTGAGTATCTCCTGTTGCGTTCCGGCCGACTGGTACTACATCCACGGAATGAGCCACGGGCCATTGTGCTGGATAATGTTCCCTTCATTTCTAAAAAGGAAAAGCAGATTACCCGAATGTTGGGGGCCCTGCAGGTTCAGCTGCGACCAGACAGCAATTAA